One segment of Sander vitreus isolate 19-12246 chromosome 20, sanVit1, whole genome shotgun sequence DNA contains the following:
- the LOC144535021 gene encoding snake venom 5'-nucleotidase-like: MSVWTSLCLFLICSGTVSTFEVTLLHTNDNHARIEETSEDSGKCSETGPCFGGVARRFTKVSEIRKTEKNVLLLDAGDQFQGTIWFNYYKGAEAAHFMNKLGYDAMAFGNHEFDNGVEGLIQPFLQNVNCSVVSANIRPIPDQPLAAKLSRYYQPYTVLNVGSEKVAVVGYTTAETPFLSMPGQHLKFEDEVKALQVQVDKLKTLGYNKIIALGHSGFDVDRDIAKRVRGIDVVIGGHTNTFLYTGNHPSTEVPAGPYPFMVKSNDGRNVPVVQAFAFGKYLGYLKLTFDEAGNVVKAVGNPILMDSSIPQDQDVLADIEKWKKDLAQYSSQYVGQTLVYLNGTFEECRFRECNLGNLICDAMIYHNIKHSSELQWNHVGICVLNSGSVRTAINEHYKNGSITMEEILTVLPFGGTIDLIQIKGSTVKKAFEHSIHRYGSMSGEFLQVSGIHIQYDLSKPVNQRVVSLSMLCTECRVPKYEPLDPEKTYTMVMPSYMVGGGDGFTMIKEELLKHNTGDMDISVLSKYISDMKRVYPAVEGRITFRNSAVFTAHSLGLLLLGLCLSLIL; the protein is encoded by the exons ATGAGCGTCTGGACctcgctctgtctctttctAATCTGTTCGGGCACAGTGTCGACTTTCGAGGTGACACTGCTTCACACTAACGACAACCATGCACGGATCGAGGAGACCAGCGAGGACTCGGGGAAGTGTTCAGAAACGGGTCCTTGCTTCGGGGGAGTCGCCAGGAGGTTCACTAAAGTGTCGGAGATCAGGAAAACGGAGAAGAACGTGTTGTTGTTGGATGCTGGAGACCAGTTTCAGGGAACTATCTGGTTCAACTACTATAAAGGCGCCGAAGCAGCGCACTTCATGAACAAACTCGGTTATGATGCTATG GCTTTTGGAAATCATGAGTTTGACAACGGAGTGGAGGGTCTCATTCAGCCCTTCCTCCAAAATGTAAATTGCTCTGTGGTGAGTGCCAACATTAGGCCTATACCTGACCAGCCTCTGGCCGCAAAGCTCAGCCGCTACTACCAGCCCTACACAGTCCTAAATGTGGGCTCAGAGAAAGTGGCTGTGGTCGGCTACACCACTGCTGAGACCCCCTTCTTATCCATGCCAG GCCAACACTTAAAGTTTGAGGATGAAGTGAAAGCACTTCAGGTTCAGGTCGATAAGCTGAAAACCTTGGGCTATAATAAGATCATCGCCCTGGGCCACTCTGGCTTTGACGTGGATCGAGACATCGCCAAGCGTGTGAGAGGAATTGATGTCGTTATTGGAGGACACACCAACACCTTCCTCTATACtg GAAACCACCCTTCCACTGAAGTGCCCGCAGGTCCGTACCCTTTCATGGTGAAGTCTAATGATGGGAGAAATGTGCCAGTGGTCCAGGCATTTGCCTTTGGGAAGTACCTTGGCTACTTGAAACTTACATTTGACGAGGCTGGGAATGTGGTCAAAGCTGTTGGAAACCCCATCCTAATGGACAGTAGCATACCTCAAG ACCAAGATGTCCTTGCTGACATTGAGAAGTGGAAGAAAGACTTGGCCCAGTATTCCTCGCAGTATGTCGGACAGACCTTAGTCTATCTCAATGGGACGTTTGAAGAGTGTCGATTTCGGGAGTGTAACCTTGGAAACCTGATCTGTGATGCTATg ATTTATCACAATATAAAGCATTCAAGTGAGCTGCAGTGGAATCATGTGGGCATATGTGTGCTGAATAGTGGGTCTGTGCGGACAGCTATTAACGAGCACTACAAAAATG GTTCCATAACTATGGAGGAGATACTCACCGTCTTACCATTTGGAGGAACCATTGACTTGATCCAGATAAAGGGATCAACAGTGAAAAAAGCATTTGAACACTCCATTCACAGATATGGAAGCATGTCTGGAGAATTTCTTCAAGTCTCAG GCATTCACATTCAGTATGACCTCTCCAAACCAGTGAACCAGCGTGTAGTGTCTCTGTCCATGCTCTGCACTGAGTGCCGTGTGCCCAAGTATGAACCGTTAGACCCGGAGAAGACGTACACTATGGTCATGCCTTCATACATGGTGGGTGGAGGTGATGGCTTTACCATGATCAAGGAGGAGTTACTGAAGCATAATACAG GTGACATGGACATTTCTGTTTTGTCCAAATACATCTCGGACATGAAGCGTGTGTACCCAGCGGTGGAAGGCCGGATCACATTCAGGAACTCGGCTGTCTTTACAGCTCACAGCCTTGGATTGTTGCTGCTGGGTTTATGTCTGTCCCTGATCCTCTGA
- the htr1b gene encoding 5-hydroxytryptamine receptor 1B: MERSGQVEPTQPVNTTNDSCITDPSTVDVSAESLAYQISLAVILSGITLATTLSNAFVVAIISQSKKLQTPANFLIASLAITDLLVSILVMPICVLYTVIHTWTLGQIVCDIWLSSDITCCTASILHLCVIALDRYWAITDAVEYSKKRTPGRAAGMVATAWIIAISISLPPLFWRQVKAEELTSCSVNTDHIFYTIYSTFGAFYIPTLLLIVLYGRIYVEARKRILKQSPKKVGKRLTSAHLVTNSPGSVASTTSLQCGRHDTQSSDTGSSTSENQVKVTVSDALLEKKRISAARERKATKTLGIILGAYIVCWLPFFIYTLVVATCETCFNPELFDFFTWLGYLNSLINPIIYTMSNEDFKKAFHKLVRFKCCRS, from the coding sequence ATGGAGCGCTCCGGTCAAGTCGAGCCAACTCAGCCGGTCAACACCACAAACGACAGTTGTATTACTGATCCATCCACTGTGGATGTCAGCGCAGAGAGTCTCGCCTATCAGATCAGTCTGGCGGTGATTCTTTCCGGCATAACACTCGCCACCACTTTATCCAACGCGTTCGTCGTAGCGATAATCTCCCAGTCGAAGAAACTGCAAACTCCTGCGAACTTTCTGATCGCCTCTCTGGCCATCACCGACCTGCTGGTGTCCATTCTGGTGATGCCCATCTGCGTCCTCTACACGGTTATCCACACCTGGACGTTGGGGCAAATCGTGTGCGACATCTGGCTCTCCTCGGACATAACGTGTTGCACGGCGTCTATCCTCCACCTGTGCGTAATCGCTTTGGATAGGTACTGGGCCATCACGGACGCGGTGGAGTACTCCAAAAAGCGCACGCCGGGGCGCGCGGCCGGGATGGTGGCCACAGCCTGGATCATCGCCATCTCCATCTCCCTGCCTCCTCTCTTCTGGAGGCAGGTGAAGGCGGAGGAGCTGACCAGCTGCAGCGTCAACACGGATCATATTTTCTACACCATCTACTCCACCTTTGGGGCTTTCTACATCCCCACATTGCTGCTTATTGTCCTCTACGGACGGATATACGTCGAGGCTCGGAAACGGATCCTGAAGCAGTCCCCCAAGAAGGTGGGGAAGAGACTCACCTCAGCGCACCTGGTCACCAACTCCCCTGGATCCGTGGCGTCCACAACCTCTCTGCAGTGCGGAAGACACGACACCCAGTCCAGCGACACCGGGTCTTCAACAAGCGAGAACCAGGTGAAAGTGACGGTGTCGGACGCGCTTTTGGAGAAAAAGCGCATTTCAGcagccagagagagaaaagcgACCAAGACTTTGGGTATAATCCTCGGCGCTTATATCGTTTGCTGGCTGCCGTTTTTCATTTACACATTGGTGGTGGCCACGTGTGAGACATGTTTTAACCCCGagttatttgactttttcaccTGGTTGGGATATCTGAACTCCCTCATCAACCCGATCATATACACAATGTCCAATGAGGACTTCAAGAAAGCTTTCCATAAACTTGTGCGCTTCAAATGCTGTAGGTCGTGA